One genomic window of Myxococcus guangdongensis includes the following:
- a CDS encoding acyl-CoA dehydrogenase, producing the protein MNFELTDVQREIQRMCREFAAKELTPNARKWDEHHTWPTDAVKKLAELSLLGVAVPEQYGGAGLDNVCYALAMEEISRGCASTGVIMSVNNSLYCDPVMKFGTEAQKEEFLTPFARGDKLGCFGLTEPEAGSDAAAQQTVAVRRGDEYIINGSKNWITNGPKADAIVLFTMTNKEAGHKGITAFLVPTNTPGFTRAEPDKKMGISAAWSCSMFFEDMRVPAKNLLGKEGEGFKVAMSTLDGGRIGIASQALGIARAAYEEAVRYSGERKSFGKPIREHQAIQFMIADMAMEIDAARLLIWRAALLKDKGVRHSAESAMAKLFASEMANRVTNKALQVHGGMGYSKEMDAERHVRDARITEIYEGTSEIQRIVISANVLKE; encoded by the coding sequence ATGAACTTCGAGCTGACCGACGTCCAGCGCGAGATCCAGCGGATGTGCCGCGAGTTCGCCGCCAAGGAACTGACCCCCAACGCCCGTAAGTGGGATGAGCACCACACGTGGCCCACCGATGCGGTGAAGAAGCTCGCTGAGCTCTCGCTGCTCGGTGTCGCCGTCCCCGAGCAGTACGGCGGCGCCGGCCTGGACAATGTCTGTTACGCGCTCGCCATGGAGGAGATCAGCCGCGGCTGTGCCTCCACCGGCGTCATCATGAGCGTGAACAACTCGCTCTACTGCGATCCGGTGATGAAGTTCGGCACCGAGGCGCAGAAGGAGGAGTTCCTCACGCCGTTCGCGCGGGGCGACAAGCTCGGCTGCTTCGGCCTGACGGAGCCCGAGGCCGGCAGCGACGCCGCCGCGCAGCAGACCGTCGCGGTGCGCCGGGGTGACGAGTACATCATCAACGGCTCGAAGAACTGGATCACCAACGGCCCCAAGGCCGACGCCATCGTGCTGTTCACGATGACGAACAAGGAGGCGGGCCACAAGGGCATCACCGCCTTCCTGGTCCCCACCAACACCCCCGGCTTCACGCGCGCCGAGCCCGACAAGAAGATGGGCATCAGCGCCGCCTGGTCCTGCTCCATGTTCTTCGAGGACATGCGCGTGCCGGCCAAGAACCTGCTGGGCAAGGAGGGCGAGGGCTTCAAGGTCGCCATGTCCACGCTGGACGGCGGCCGCATCGGCATCGCGTCCCAGGCGCTGGGCATCGCGCGCGCCGCGTACGAGGAGGCCGTTCGCTACTCGGGTGAGCGCAAGTCGTTCGGCAAGCCCATCCGCGAGCACCAGGCCATCCAGTTCATGATCGCCGACATGGCCATGGAGATCGACGCGGCCCGGCTGCTCATCTGGCGGGCGGCCCTGCTCAAGGACAAGGGCGTGCGTCACAGCGCGGAGAGCGCGATGGCGAAGCTGTTCGCCAGCGAGATGGCCAACCGCGTGACGAACAAGGCCCTCCAGGTGCACGGCGGCATGGGCTACAGCAAGGAGATGGACGCGGAGCGCCACGTGCGCGACGCTCGCATCACCGAGATCTACGAGGGGACGAGCGAGATCCAGCGCATCGTCATCTCGGCCAACGTCCTGAAGGAGTAG
- a CDS encoding AgmX/PglI C-terminal domain-containing protein — MKRALLPVLVLASAVAFAQGTPSKKSGGGKPAAPTKPAPAKSDAPDVERMPFTPDSIRQVVAYNQGRIQECYEDHMAEKDKKVEGKLHTSFTIDANGLVKNAKVKKGSTLKDPNLHDCVVAVLTSMTFPKPPDGADHPIEYPFNLKAVE; from the coding sequence ATGAAGAGGGCACTGCTTCCCGTTCTGGTCCTGGCGTCCGCCGTCGCGTTCGCCCAGGGCACTCCGTCGAAGAAGTCCGGGGGCGGGAAGCCCGCGGCCCCCACCAAGCCGGCGCCCGCGAAGAGCGACGCGCCGGACGTGGAGCGGATGCCCTTCACGCCGGACTCCATCCGCCAGGTGGTCGCCTACAACCAGGGGCGCATCCAGGAGTGCTACGAGGACCACATGGCGGAGAAGGACAAGAAGGTGGAGGGCAAGCTGCACACGTCCTTCACCATCGACGCCAATGGCCTGGTGAAGAACGCCAAGGTGAAGAAGGGCAGCACGCTGAAGGACCCGAACCTCCACGACTGCGTGGTGGCCGTGCTGACGTCCATGACGTTCCCCAAGCCTCCGGACGGCGCGGACCACCCCATCGAGTACCCGTTCAACCTCAAGGCCGTCGAGTAG
- a CDS encoding acyl-CoA dehydrogenase family protein — MNLELTETQTLIRETARKFARERVAPVARELDRTERFPTELYKELGALGLLGVNIPAQYGGSEAGAVSYALAMMEMAAADASTAVTMAVTNMCGELINAFGTEAQREKYVTRLVSGEAVAGSFALSEAHAGSDPGALRTTAVRRGDTWVLNGSKQWITSGAHAGVLVVWARTSGAGNKGLSCFIVEGGTRGLIVGRHEDKMGLRSSNTVPLTFEDCVIPAENLLAAEGQGFRLAMVALDGGRIGIASQACGVARAALEATVSYVKDRKAFGQAVGEFQGPRFMIADMKTQIDAAELLTLRAAYLKDQKQPFSREASMAKLYASETSNRVCDKAVQLHGGYGYVDEFPVERYFRDARVQTIYEGTSEVQRVVIARESFKLLG; from the coding sequence GTGAACCTCGAGCTGACCGAGACCCAGACGCTGATTCGCGAGACGGCCCGCAAGTTCGCGCGCGAGCGCGTGGCGCCGGTGGCCCGCGAGCTGGACCGCACGGAGCGCTTCCCGACGGAGCTCTACAAGGAGCTGGGAGCGCTGGGGCTGCTCGGGGTGAACATCCCGGCGCAGTACGGCGGCTCGGAGGCGGGCGCCGTCTCCTACGCGCTGGCGATGATGGAGATGGCGGCGGCGGACGCGTCCACCGCGGTGACGATGGCCGTCACGAACATGTGTGGCGAGCTGATCAACGCCTTCGGGACCGAGGCCCAGCGCGAGAAGTACGTGACGCGGCTGGTGTCCGGTGAGGCGGTGGCGGGCTCGTTCGCGCTCTCGGAGGCGCACGCGGGCTCGGACCCGGGCGCGCTGCGGACCACGGCGGTGCGGCGTGGCGACACGTGGGTGCTCAACGGCAGCAAGCAGTGGATCACCTCCGGCGCGCACGCCGGGGTGCTCGTGGTGTGGGCGCGGACGTCCGGCGCGGGCAACAAGGGCTTGTCCTGCTTCATCGTGGAGGGCGGGACGAGGGGCCTCATCGTCGGGCGTCACGAGGACAAGATGGGCCTGCGCTCATCGAACACCGTGCCGCTGACGTTCGAGGACTGCGTGATTCCGGCGGAGAACCTGCTGGCGGCGGAAGGGCAGGGGTTCCGGCTGGCGATGGTCGCGCTGGATGGTGGGCGCATCGGCATCGCGTCGCAGGCGTGCGGCGTGGCGCGCGCGGCGCTGGAGGCGACGGTCTCGTATGTGAAGGACCGCAAGGCCTTCGGTCAGGCCGTCGGCGAGTTCCAGGGGCCGCGGTTCATGATCGCCGACATGAAGACGCAGATCGACGCGGCGGAGCTGCTGACGCTGCGCGCGGCGTACCTCAAGGACCAGAAGCAGCCGTTCTCTCGCGAGGCGTCGATGGCGAAGCTGTACGCCAGCGAGACGAGCAACCGCGTCTGCGACAAGGCCGTGCAGCTCCATGGCGGCTATGGCTACGTCGACGAGTTCCCGGTGGAGCGCTACTTCCGCGACGCCCGCGTGCAGACCATCTACGAGGGCACCAGCGAGGTGCAGCGCGTGGTGATTGCCCGCGAGAGCTTCAAGCTGCTGGGGTGA